A DNA window from Archocentrus centrarchus isolate MPI-CPG fArcCen1 chromosome 15, fArcCen1, whole genome shotgun sequence contains the following coding sequences:
- the LOC115792872 gene encoding ewing's tumor-associated antigen 1 — protein MSEPSSHAEFSELWRNVSKLSYSKTQDTKTEKQMPDTTTSPVCKDFQSPRHRGCSRYPGLANGDSPGDVEPSQDIFWDSTSPTQANTGLRNTRAVKISDIVNRIAPKDVKPERTESPLLQWIGDSAISCTPETRKPRLKKKSSRQSSVEDLMKLARQFDESMQQDKETSESLHTVNNDLNECANSSEVKLAQGSFHDSLKDLKSPSLSDQVEADLHTLFDCSTQSVWLSRGSAASTCSPEIRGQSVSAALPKEQQSELKSAAYPAEKMGSNGYSANNCDDFDDDWENDDLLNDSFVLAMTHEPHEQHDTDPNTTFQCETKTNTTHSIPVHKPNANSISAHEPLNRHCEPSCSVTSSETKRTLQELCPKLKTTNRNTFKLEPNPDLRAKMDNGVSKSSFTVIQPKPHMFDQKSKTTKRSTTSRPGKVTSDHSGASLGKDISDSLWDDRDDDALLYQVCDSVERVTNSQSLQASPSNCQEKQDIAVDRQRKTTQPVPINMTRPVSVGASANTQSPCAFVRSNSLPSASCETVNYQGWNIPMKGANKKSQMSQSFPTNLGTLRQCRDSSGTFQAGNANLDKKQHTVTARALHNSKTHHTAFKRNLSDSAATSTKVFVTSQMTGKCSAAEIERKKQEALARRRLRMQNATKP, from the exons atGTCAGAGCCCAGCTCGCATGCTGAGTTCTCTGAATTGTGGAGGAATGTCTCCAAACTCAGCTACAGCAAAACACAAGACACAAAAACCGAAAAACAGATGCCTGACACGACAACGTCGCCCGTCTGTAAAG ATTTTCAAAGTCCTCGGCACCGAGGTTGCAGCAGGTACCCCGGCTTGGCCAATGGAGATTCTCCAGGAGATGTGGAACCTTCACAAGATATCTTCTGGGATTCCACATCTCCCACTCAAGCTAATACTG GACTCAGAAACACTAGAGCTGTGAAAATATCAGATATTGTGAACCGCATTGCTCCAAAG GATGTAAAACCAGAAAGGACTGAATCCCCTTTGCTGCAGTGGATCGGTGACAGTGCCATCTCATGCACACCAGAAACTCGAAAGCCAAGACTCAAGAAGAAGTCCTCTAG ACAAAGCAGTGTTGAGGACCTCATGAAACTGGCCAGGCAATTTGATGAGAGCATGCAGCAAGATAAGGAAACTTCAGAAAGCCTGCACACTGTCAACAATGATCTTAATGAATGTGCGAATTCTTCCGAAGTAAAACTGGCACAGGGATCCTTTCACGATAGCTTGAAGGACCTAAAATCCCCATCGTTATCTGATCAGGTAGAGGCAGACCTGCACACTCTGTTTGACTGCTCCACTCAGAGCGTGTGGCTAAGCCGTGGCTCTGCTGCATCCACCTGTTCACCGGAAATAAGAGGCCAATCTGTGAGTGCAGCTTTACCCAAAGAACAACAATCAGAGCTCAAATCAGCTGCATATCCTGCGGAAAAAATGGGATCTAATGGTTATAGTGCAAATAATTGTGatgactttgatgatgactgGGAGAATGATGACTTACTTAATGACTCTTTTGTGCTGGCAATGACCCATGAACCCCATGAGCAACATGACACTGATCCTAACACCACCTTTCAGTGTGAAACTAAGACAAACACTACTCACTCTATCCCTGTTCACAAGCCCAATGCAAATTCAATCTCTGCACATGAGCCTTTAAACCGACACTGCGAGCCTAGCTGCAGTGTGACCAGTTCTGAAACAAAACGGACACTCCAGGAACTCTGTCCCAAACTGAAGACTACCAACCGAAACACTTTCAAGTTGGAGCCAAACCCTGACTTGCGGGCAAAGATGGACAACGGGGTTTCTAAATCCAGCTTCACTGTTATACAACCCAAGCCACACATGTTTGACCAGAAATCTAAAACTACAAAGAGATCCACTACTTCTCGACCTGGCAAGGTCACCAGTGATCACAGTGGGGCTTCTTTAGGAAAAGACATTTCAGACAGTTTGTGGGATGATAGAGATGACGACGCACTTCTCTACCAGGTATGTGACAGTGTGGAGAGGGTCACCAACAGTCAGTCACTCCAAGCGAGTCCCAGTAACTGCCAAGAAAAACAAGATATTGCTGTAGACAGACAACGGAAAACCACACAGCCCGTGCCAATCAACATGACTCGGCCCGTGAGCGTCGGTGCCAGCGCTAACACACAGTCACCTTGTGCTTTCGTTCGTTCTAACTCATTACCAAGTGCTAGCTGTGAAACTGTGAACTACCAAGGATGGAACATTCCCATGAAAGGTGCCAACAAAAAATCACAGATGTCTCAAAGCTTCCCCACAAATCTGGGTACATTGAGGCAGTGCAGGGATTCCTCTGGAACTTTCCAGGCTGGAAATGCTAATCTGGATAAAAAGCAACATACAGTGACGGCCAGAGCACTGCACAACTCCAAGACCCATCACACAGCCTTCAAAAGAAATCTATCTGACTCGGCAGCTACGAGCACCAAAG TTTTTGTCACAAGCCAGATGACAGGAAAGTGCTCTGCTGCAGAGATCGAGAGGAAGAAGCAGGAAGCCTTGGCCAGGAGGCGACTGCGAATGCAGAACGCCACAAAGCCGTAG